Part of the Oscillospiraceae bacterium genome is shown below.
AAATGGTCATTTGTGTAAAGAAACTGTTGGGGTTGGTGTAAATCGAGACGGTGCATTTGCACAGTATCTGGTTATTCCGCAGGAAAATGTCCGTAAATGCGAAAAAGATATTCCTGAAGAAATGTATTCAATTTTTGATCCCTTCGGCAATGCCGTACATACAGCACTTTCGTTTGAACTTACCGGCGAGGATGTTCTTATTACAGGTGCCGGCCCCATAGGAATTATGGCGGCAGCAGTCTGCAAACATGTTGGTGCACGCCGTGTTGTTATTACAGATATCAACGATGGAAGACTTGAACTTGCCAAAAAGCTTGGTATACAGTACACGGTAAATACAGCGAGGGAAAATCTTTCAGATATTATGGAGCAATTGTCTATAAAAGAGGGTTTTGATGTAGGTCTTGAAATGTCCGGTAGTGAAATCGCACTTAATACAATGATAGACCATATGATGCACGGAGGTAAAATAGCCCTTCTTGGACTTTTAAAAAGCGACAGTAAGATCGATTGGTCAAAAATTATATTTAACGGTCTGATTATTAAAGGTATATATGGTAGAGAAATGCACGAAACCTGGTATAAAATGTCTGCAATGCTTCAAGGTGGCCTTGATATATCAAACATAATAACTCATCGCATGGATATTACCGAATATGAAAAAGGATTTGAAGCGATGAACAGTGGTAAAAGCGGCAAGGTTATTCTTGACTGGACAACACTTAATTAGGAGGATTTAACATGAAAACAGCATTAAAGTATTTTAAAGAAGTATGCGAAACCATCGAAAAGGAAGGACTTACAAAAAATGAAAAGGTAATAACTTCTCCGCAGGGCAGCAAGGTTCAGCTCAATGATGGCAGGGAAGTTATCAATATGTGTGCAAACAATTATCTTGGATTGGCAAACAATTCTGAGGTCATTAAGGCTGCAAAAAACAGCTATAATGAATATGGTTACGGCTTATCATCCGTTCGCTTTATTTGCGGTACGCAGAAGCTTCATAAAGATTTGGAAGAAAAGCTCAGTAAATTTCTTGGTACTGAAGATACGATTTTGTATTCTTCATGCTTTGATGCAAACGGTGGACTTTTTGAAACTTTACTTGGCCCTGAAGATGCCATCATCAGTGATGAATTAAACCACGCAAGTATTATAGATGGAATCAGACTTTGTAAAGCACAAAGATTTCGTTATAAAAATAATGATATGGATGATTTACGATCAAAGCTTGAAGAGGCAAAGAATTGTCGTATAAAACTTATAGCAACAGATGGCGTATTCTCTATGGATGGCATTGTAGCAAATTTAAAATGTATCTGCGAGCTTGCAGAAGAATACGATGCACTTGTTATGGTGGACGATAGTCATGCTGCAGGCTTTATGGGAGATACCGGCAGAGGAACACCGGAATATTGTGGTGTCAGCGGTAAAATAGATATTATAACGGGGACCTTTGGCAAAGCACTTGGTGGTGCATCAGGTGGTTTTACCTCGGGAAGAAAAGAGATTATTGATTTACTGCGTCAACGTTCCAGACCTTACCTTTTTTCAAACACGTTGGCACCGGCAGTTGCTGCAGGTTCGTTAAAAGTGCTTGAAATCATTGAAAACGATTTTTCCATGAGAGAAAAGCTTTTCAATAATACTAAACTATTTGCTGAAAAGATTAAAAAAATCGGGCTTGATGTTATGGATGGTGGTACTCCAATTATTCCGGTTATGCTTTATGATGAACATAAGGCTGTTGAAATGGCAAAACGTATGATGGAAAAAGGTGTATATGTTGTTGCATTTTCCTATCCTGTAGTTCCAAAAGGCAAAGCAAGAATAAGAACTCAGCTTTCAGCGGCACTTAGCGAAGAAGATATTTTGTACATTGTAGATTGTTTTAAGCAAGTAAAAGATGAAATGAATCTTTAAATATCAGTGCGGGTTGCAGGAGTTTATTTAATATGGCTGATTTTATAGAAGTATTGCAAATAATAGGCACAATTGCATTTTCGGTATCAGGTGCTTTGATTGCGAGCGGTGCCGCACTTGACATATTCGGAGTGGTTTTCGTAGGATGTATTACGGCGTTTGGAGGCGGAATGATAAGAGATATTCTTTTAGGAATCAGTCCGCCGACGATTTTTGAAAACCATATTACATTTGCAATTGCAGTATT
Proteins encoded:
- a CDS encoding L-threonine 3-dehydrogenase, yielding MKALVKKYPQKGLWFEDVTEPAVGVNDVKIKIHKTAICGTDLHIYNWDEWSQKTIETPRVIGHEYVGEIVELGRNVKNWEIGDIVSGEGHIVCGKCRNCLAGNGHLCKETVGVGVNRDGAFAQYLVIPQENVRKCEKDIPEEMYSIFDPFGNAVHTALSFELTGEDVLITGAGPIGIMAAAVCKHVGARRVVITDINDGRLELAKKLGIQYTVNTARENLSDIMEQLSIKEGFDVGLEMSGSEIALNTMIDHMMHGGKIALLGLLKSDSKIDWSKIIFNGLIIKGIYGREMHETWYKMSAMLQGGLDISNIITHRMDITEYEKGFEAMNSGKSGKVILDWTTLN
- a CDS encoding glycine C-acetyltransferase yields the protein MKTALKYFKEVCETIEKEGLTKNEKVITSPQGSKVQLNDGREVINMCANNYLGLANNSEVIKAAKNSYNEYGYGLSSVRFICGTQKLHKDLEEKLSKFLGTEDTILYSSCFDANGGLFETLLGPEDAIISDELNHASIIDGIRLCKAQRFRYKNNDMDDLRSKLEEAKNCRIKLIATDGVFSMDGIVANLKCICELAEEYDALVMVDDSHAAGFMGDTGRGTPEYCGVSGKIDIITGTFGKALGGASGGFTSGRKEIIDLLRQRSRPYLFSNTLAPAVAAGSLKVLEIIENDFSMREKLFNNTKLFAEKIKKIGLDVMDGGTPIIPVMLYDEHKAVEMAKRMMEKGVYVVAFSYPVVPKGKARIRTQLSAALSEEDILYIVDCFKQVKDEMNL